The proteins below come from a single Bartonella schoenbuchensis R1 genomic window:
- the aspS gene encoding aspartate--tRNA ligase, which translates to MHRYRSHNCAALRKCDVGIQVRLSGWVYRVRDHGGILFIDLRDHFGITQIVVDPHSPAFKTVEKVRAESVIRVDGEVRARADEVINATLPTGEVEVFASEVEILSKSDELPLPVFGEPDYPEDIRLKYRFLDLRRTTMHKNIMRRTEIIASIRKHMQNCAFTEFTTPLLTASSPEGARDFLVPSRIHQGKFYALPQAPQQYKQLLMVSGFDRYFQIAPCFRDEDPRADRLPGEFYQLDVEMSFVEQEDVLATMEPIIRSVFEEFADGKCVTQSFPRISYDEAIQKYGSDKPDLRNPIIMESVSQHFYDSGFKVFAQILANDKHAQVWAIPAKTGGSRSFCDRMNAWAQGEGQPGLGYIFWRQENGVFEGAGPIAKNIGEQRTEAIRAQLGLESGDACFFVAGNPKKFASFAGAARTRVGEELDLIDHKCFSLAWIVDFPFFEWNEDEKKLDFAHNPFSMPQGGKEAIDCQDPLTIKAFQYDLVCNGYEIASGGIRNHSPEMMLKIFKLAGLSEEVVEERFGGLYRAFHYGAPPHGGMAAGIDRIVMLLQGVKNLREISLFPMNQQALDLLMSAPSEVSALQLSDLGIRIVRTAKND; encoded by the coding sequence ATGCACCGTTATCGCAGTCATAATTGCGCCGCGCTTCGTAAATGCGATGTAGGAATACAAGTCCGTCTTTCAGGGTGGGTTTATCGTGTTCGTGACCATGGCGGAATTCTTTTTATTGATTTACGAGATCATTTTGGAATCACACAGATTGTTGTTGATCCTCATTCACCTGCTTTTAAAACTGTTGAGAAGGTGCGTGCTGAATCAGTTATTCGTGTGGATGGGGAAGTGCGTGCACGTGCTGATGAGGTTATTAATGCCACTTTGCCAACGGGTGAGGTTGAAGTTTTTGCAAGTGAGGTGGAAATTCTTTCAAAATCTGATGAACTTCCTCTACCGGTTTTTGGCGAACCTGATTACCCAGAAGATATTCGATTGAAATATCGTTTTCTTGATTTGCGTCGAACAACTATGCACAAGAATATAATGCGTCGCACTGAAATTATTGCTTCCATAAGAAAGCACATGCAAAATTGTGCCTTTACAGAATTTACGACGCCACTTTTAACGGCATCGTCCCCAGAAGGGGCACGCGATTTTTTGGTTCCAAGTCGTATACATCAAGGAAAATTTTATGCACTGCCTCAAGCGCCTCAGCAGTATAAACAGTTATTAATGGTTTCTGGTTTTGATCGTTATTTTCAAATAGCTCCATGTTTTAGAGATGAAGATCCACGTGCAGATCGTTTGCCAGGTGAGTTTTATCAATTAGATGTTGAAATGAGTTTTGTTGAGCAAGAAGATGTTCTTGCAACGATGGAGCCTATTATACGTTCTGTTTTTGAAGAGTTTGCCGATGGAAAGTGTGTTACACAAAGTTTCCCTCGTATTTCATACGATGAAGCGATCCAGAAATATGGTTCAGATAAACCTGATTTACGCAATCCAATTATTATGGAAAGTGTTTCTCAACATTTTTATGATTCTGGTTTTAAGGTTTTTGCTCAGATTTTAGCGAATGATAAACATGCGCAGGTATGGGCTATTCCAGCTAAAACAGGGGGAAGCCGTTCTTTTTGTGATCGTATGAATGCATGGGCACAAGGTGAGGGGCAGCCCGGTCTTGGCTATATTTTTTGGCGTCAAGAAAACGGAGTCTTTGAGGGAGCTGGTCCTATCGCTAAAAATATTGGTGAGCAGAGGACTGAAGCTATTCGTGCGCAACTTGGGCTTGAAAGTGGTGATGCTTGCTTTTTTGTTGCAGGAAATCCGAAAAAATTTGCGTCTTTCGCTGGTGCTGCGCGTACACGAGTAGGAGAGGAGTTAGATCTTATCGATCATAAATGTTTTTCTTTAGCATGGATTGTTGATTTCCCATTTTTTGAATGGAATGAGGATGAGAAAAAGCTTGATTTTGCACATAATCCTTTTTCAATGCCTCAAGGTGGAAAAGAGGCTATTGATTGTCAAGATCCTCTCACTATCAAAGCTTTTCAGTATGATCTTGTTTGCAATGGTTATGAGATTGCATCAGGTGGAATTCGTAATCATTCACCAGAAATGATGTTGAAGATTTTTAAGCTTGCAGGTCTTTCTGAAGAGGTAGTCGAAGAACGTTTTGGTGGTCTTTATCGTGCATTTCATTATGGCGCTCCACCTCATGGTGGTATGGCTGCTGGTATTGATCGTATCGTAATGCTTTTGCAAGGTGTGAAAAATTTACGTGAAATTTCTTTATTTCCTATGAATCAACAAGCGCTTGACCTTTTGATGAGTGCTCCATCTGAAGTTTCTGCCCTACAGTTGTCTGATTTAGGAATTCGAATTGTTCGTACTGCCAAAAATGATTGA
- a CDS encoding multidrug effflux MFS transporter translates to MSYSVDEQKHIDAIKKRIGYKEFVIIIAALMAINSIAIDIMLPAMPNILNSFNIINENDQHYIISCYLISFGVTQIFFGPISDRFGRRNLVLIGLTLYSLTALGCAYVTSFPLLLILRILQGIGGAAMRVLTISMVRDLYSGREMAEVMSIVMMVFLIATMLGPIIGQTILFLEHWQLIFIFMAFVGFGLMIWIYLRLPETLHTQRSLSFSSIKDGLCLVITNRTALCYTLATSIMLGCIFIAVNTSQQIYEGIYNLGILFPVAFAASAAFQAVSAFLNSRLVHRLGMRCIGHSMLLLFCTISCVWFIASILTGGIISFSFYMILYSILMFTCGGIMANFNTLALEPLGKIAGTAASVSGFLQTSIATGLGFFIAQRFDETMIPNSAGFFFLSLIAIFLVICAERGSLFKHHSK, encoded by the coding sequence ATGTCGTATTCGGTTGACGAACAAAAGCATATAGATGCAATCAAGAAAAGAATTGGATATAAAGAATTTGTCATTATCATTGCAGCACTGATGGCAATTAATTCTATAGCCATTGATATTATGCTGCCAGCTATGCCTAATATTTTAAATAGCTTTAATATTATTAACGAAAATGATCAGCATTATATCATTTCTTGTTATCTTATCAGCTTTGGTGTCACACAAATATTTTTTGGCCCAATAAGTGACCGTTTCGGGCGGCGTAACCTTGTTCTCATAGGCCTTACCCTTTATTCATTAACAGCACTTGGTTGTGCATATGTAACAAGTTTTCCCTTGTTACTTATTCTACGTATTTTGCAAGGCATTGGGGGTGCTGCAATGCGTGTGCTTACAATCTCCATGGTACGAGATCTCTACAGTGGTCGAGAAATGGCAGAAGTTATGTCCATAGTCATGATGGTTTTCCTCATTGCAACCATGCTTGGACCAATAATAGGACAGACGATTTTATTTCTTGAACACTGGCAACTTATTTTTATATTCATGGCATTTGTTGGTTTTGGGTTGATGATTTGGATTTACTTGCGCTTACCTGAAACTCTCCATACACAACGTTCTCTTTCTTTTTCTTCTATTAAAGACGGTTTATGCCTTGTCATTACCAACCGGACTGCACTTTGTTACACGCTTGCTACTTCTATTATGTTAGGTTGTATCTTTATTGCTGTTAACACATCGCAACAAATATATGAAGGAATCTATAATTTAGGGATTTTATTCCCTGTAGCTTTTGCAGCCAGTGCTGCATTTCAAGCAGTATCAGCTTTCTTAAATTCTCGACTTGTTCATCGTCTTGGAATGCGATGCATCGGTCATAGTATGCTTCTACTATTTTGTACCATTTCATGCGTCTGGTTTATCGCATCAATTTTAACAGGTGGTATTATTTCTTTTTCTTTTTACATGATATTGTATTCTATACTAATGTTTACGTGCGGTGGTATTATGGCTAATTTTAATACACTTGCTCTCGAACCTTTAGGAAAAATTGCTGGAACAGCAGCTTCTGTATCTGGTTTTCTTCAAACATCCATTGCTACAGGTCTTGGTTTCTTCATTGCACAACGCTTCGATGAAACAATGATCCCCAATTCGGCAGGATTTTTCTTTCTCAGTCTTATCGCTATTTTTCTTGTAATATGTGCTGAGCGTGGAAGTCTTTTTAAACATCACTCTAAATAG
- the parC gene encoding DNA topoisomerase IV subunit A, producing MSVKMSQPFDKECIEPVELCSALQERYLAYALSTITHRALPDVRDGLKPVHRRIIHAMRLLKLNPGQSYAKCARIVGDVMGKFHPHGDASIYDALVRLAQDFAVRYPLVDGQGNFGNIDGDNAAAMRYTEARMTEVAALLLEGINEDSIDFRLTYNEEDEEPVVLPGAFPNLLANGSSGIAVGMATSIPPHNVAELCDAALHLIAHPNANNEDLNKFVLGPDFPTGGILVEPKKSIEESYRTGRGLFRLRSRWHQEQSSRGSYVIVVTEIPYQVQKSRLIEKTAELLLARRLPMLEDIHDESAEDIRIVLVPKNRTVDAELLMESLFKLTDFEVRFPLNLNVLTLGKVPNVLSLRESLQQWLEHRKEVLVRRSSYRLNEINRRLEILNGYLIAYLNLDKVIQILREEDEPKKELIEHFKLTDNQAEAILNMRLRSLRKLEEFEIRKEFESLKTEEAQLQALLASNIKQWKMISDEITKVRKIFGPETILGKRRTTFEDAPKHDVNDIQQAMIEREPVTIIISEKGWMRALKGHLNDYKMLSFKEGDCLKLALPAFTTDKIVVVSTGGKFFTIGANVLPGGRGHGEPIRILVDMDGEHDILTAFVHNAQEKRLLVSAYGNGFIVSENEVIANTRKGKQIMHVKSPDKVKLCVPVNGDYVAVVGENRKLLIFAIEQIPEMSRGKGVRLQRYKDGGVVDAKTFNLSEGLSWQDTAERSFNRQSDELIEWMGTRAGVGRLVPKGFPKSGKFSN from the coding sequence ATGTCAGTTAAAATGAGTCAGCCTTTTGATAAAGAATGTATTGAGCCAGTAGAATTGTGTTCTGCTTTGCAGGAACGCTATTTGGCCTATGCGCTTTCTACCATTACACACCGTGCATTACCTGATGTACGAGATGGATTAAAACCAGTACATCGGCGTATTATCCATGCGATGCGTTTGTTAAAGCTTAATCCTGGACAGTCTTATGCTAAATGTGCGCGGATTGTGGGTGATGTGATGGGTAAATTTCATCCTCATGGTGATGCGTCTATTTATGATGCATTAGTACGCTTAGCTCAGGATTTTGCTGTTCGTTACCCATTAGTTGATGGGCAGGGCAATTTTGGTAATATTGACGGTGATAATGCCGCAGCCATGCGTTATACAGAAGCACGTATGACTGAAGTTGCAGCATTGTTACTTGAAGGGATTAATGAAGACTCCATTGATTTTCGTTTGACTTATAATGAGGAAGATGAAGAGCCTGTTGTTTTACCAGGTGCTTTTCCTAATCTTTTAGCCAATGGTTCATCAGGTATTGCTGTTGGTATGGCGACATCTATTCCACCACATAATGTTGCTGAATTATGTGATGCGGCATTGCATTTAATTGCTCACCCCAATGCAAACAATGAGGATTTAAATAAGTTTGTACTTGGACCTGATTTTCCAACAGGTGGTATTTTAGTTGAGCCTAAAAAGAGTATTGAAGAATCATATCGTACAGGGCGTGGATTATTTCGGTTGCGTTCACGTTGGCATCAAGAACAAAGTAGCCGTGGTTCTTATGTCATTGTTGTTACTGAAATTCCATATCAAGTACAAAAATCACGTCTTATTGAAAAAACGGCAGAATTATTACTTGCACGGCGCTTGCCAATGCTTGAAGACATTCATGACGAATCTGCAGAAGATATCCGTATTGTCCTTGTTCCCAAAAATCGTACAGTTGATGCTGAGCTCTTAATGGAGTCACTTTTCAAATTGACTGATTTTGAGGTGAGATTTCCTCTTAATCTCAATGTTTTGACTTTAGGTAAAGTACCTAATGTTCTTTCTTTACGTGAAAGTTTACAGCAATGGCTTGAACACCGTAAAGAGGTACTTGTTCGTCGCTCAAGTTATCGACTTAATGAGATTAATCGTCGATTGGAAATTCTTAATGGATATCTTATTGCGTATTTGAATCTTGATAAGGTGATCCAAATTCTTCGTGAAGAAGACGAACCCAAAAAAGAATTAATCGAACATTTTAAATTAACAGATAATCAGGCTGAAGCTATTCTTAATATGCGGTTGCGTTCTTTACGGAAACTTGAAGAGTTTGAAATTCGTAAAGAATTTGAGTCTCTTAAGACTGAAGAAGCACAATTGCAAGCCCTATTAGCCTCCAATATAAAACAGTGGAAAATGATTTCAGATGAAATCACAAAAGTTCGGAAAATTTTTGGGCCTGAAACTATTTTAGGCAAAAGACGTACAACGTTTGAGGATGCCCCAAAGCACGATGTTAATGATATTCAACAAGCAATGATTGAAAGAGAACCGGTAACTATTATTATTTCTGAAAAAGGTTGGATGCGAGCTTTAAAGGGCCATTTGAATGATTACAAAATGCTTTCTTTTAAAGAGGGGGATTGCTTAAAATTAGCATTACCAGCATTTACTACAGATAAAATTGTTGTGGTAAGTACTGGTGGGAAATTTTTTACTATTGGTGCAAATGTTTTGCCTGGAGGAAGAGGGCACGGTGAACCAATTCGTATTTTAGTGGATATGGATGGTGAACACGATATTTTAACAGCCTTTGTACATAATGCGCAAGAAAAGCGGCTTTTGGTTTCAGCTTATGGAAATGGTTTTATTGTTTCTGAAAATGAAGTGATTGCCAATACGCGAAAAGGAAAGCAAATTATGCATGTGAAGTCTCCTGATAAAGTAAAACTTTGCGTTCCGGTAAATGGTGATTATGTCGCAGTGGTTGGAGAAAACCGCAAATTGCTTATCTTTGCCATAGAGCAAATACCAGAAATGAGCCGTGGTAAAGGTGTTCGTTTGCAACGTTACAAAGATGGTGGTGTTGTTGATGCCAAAACCTTTAATTTGTCAGAAGGTTTAAGTTGGCAAGATACAGCTGAACGCAGTTTTAATCGCCAGTCTGATGAGCTTATTGAGTGGATGGGAACACGTGCTGGAGTGGGACGCTTGGTTCCAAAAGGATTCCCAAAATCGGGAAAATTTTCTAATTAA